In the genome of Leptospira inadai serovar Lyme str. 10, one region contains:
- a CDS encoding LA_0442/LA_0875 N-terminal domain-containing protein: MSFNLSEGLFPGNHTARFTLLRRIILFFLIFLSSSTIFSATLTLKNGKVLQGKVINQTRTDVQMEVGGKVLTIPKTEIQELRLKDEPKQEPKKVEIPKTVEQAQVKEEPIQPGKQRWWQKPRWNYPLSSAAVPGWGLWKADKKWQGVATFAAVLGLAYYSTKTNGEFHSAKSAYQNKVYEYLVISQNDPNLNPPSATLVRVLVGSAYSGGAFKHYQSASTLSNDALLAFGVAYGLQILYSYYLGVQKEKLLAGDQHPDGIRFSISPAYRPFSSGGNALGWNTELAYAWKF, from the coding sequence ATGAGTTTTAACCTATCGGAAGGATTATTTCCGGGTAATCATACCGCTCGCTTTACGCTCCTGCGTCGGATTATTCTATTCTTCCTTATCTTTCTGTCGTCTAGCACGATCTTCAGTGCGACTTTAACGCTTAAAAACGGGAAAGTTCTCCAAGGAAAAGTGATAAACCAAACGCGGACGGATGTGCAGATGGAAGTCGGGGGGAAAGTTCTCACCATCCCAAAAACGGAAATACAAGAACTTCGTTTAAAAGACGAACCTAAACAAGAGCCCAAGAAGGTAGAAATTCCTAAAACCGTAGAACAAGCGCAGGTCAAGGAAGAGCCGATCCAACCGGGAAAGCAAAGATGGTGGCAAAAACCTCGCTGGAATTATCCTTTAAGTTCGGCGGCGGTGCCCGGATGGGGCCTATGGAAAGCGGATAAGAAATGGCAAGGAGTGGCCACCTTTGCCGCGGTACTCGGTCTGGCTTATTATAGTACGAAAACGAACGGCGAGTTTCATTCGGCCAAATCCGCCTATCAAAACAAAGTATACGAATATCTAGTCATTTCGCAAAACGATCCAAACTTAAATCCACCCTCGGCAACTCTCGTTCGAGTTTTAGTAGGCTCGGCATATTCAGGCGGTGCATTTAAACATTACCAAAGCGCGAGTACTCTCTCCAACGATGCCCTCCTCGCTTTCGGAGTCGCGTATGGATTGCAGATATTATATTCCTATTATTTAGGAGTTCAAAAGGAGAAGCTATTAGCCGGAGATCAACATCCGGACGGAATTCGCTTCAGCATAAGTCCCGCCTATCGTCCCTTCTCCTCGGGTGGAAATGCATTGGGCTGGAATACCGAGCTGGCCTACGCCTGGAAATTCTGA